TAAAAAGCTTGTTGAAAGTATTTTCCATAAGGGGTGTTGTCCACGTCATGGGATATTTCATCTACCCTTGGCAGGGGATGCATCACTATCGCTTCACTTCCTTGCAGTAGCTTAGAATCAATGGTATAAGCGCCTTTAATTTTCAAATATTCTTGAGGGTCAGGAAAGCGTTCTTTTTGTATTCTAGTCACATATAAAACATCAGCATAAGCTAAAACATCTCGTATATCTTCAGTTTCTTGTACACTTACCCCAGCAGCTGCTAGGTCATGGAGTGTTTCACGTGGCATTTTCAGTTCTGAAGGTGACACAAAACTCATCTTAACCCCAAACATGGCTAAAGCGTATGAAAGAGAGTGAACAGTCCTCCCATACTTTAAATCACCTATTAAAGCTACGTGAAGTTCATCAATATCACCTAGTAGACGTTGCATTGTGTATAAATCTAA
The DNA window shown above is from Methanobacterium sp. and carries:
- the pyrB gene encoding aspartate carbamoyltransferase yields the protein ETETSSATKGENLTDTVRTVGKYADALVIRHNMEGTARYVAEVVDVPVINAGDGAGQHPTQTLLDLYTMQRLLGDIDELHVALIGDLKYGRTVHSLSYALAMFGVKMSFVSPSELKMPRETLHDLAAAGVSVQETEDIRDVLAYADVLYVTRIQKERFPDPQEYLKIKGAYTIDSKLLQGSEAIVMHPLPRVDEISHDVDNTPYGKYFQQAFYGVPVRMALLKSIIK